The following are from one region of the Salvelinus alpinus chromosome 16, SLU_Salpinus.1, whole genome shotgun sequence genome:
- the LOC139541350 gene encoding uncharacterized protein — translation MEDSQVHKMSYAGDFGVVSVGRGRGVHAFTPFVQSAPGSRVFASPKFTSTGRGRLFTPPDQGIPPLSLDVPLSPVLSNNGTPSQLSDLIKQIGSEIGESIRASLLQPGASSLSPAHSPDQSQQFPLPEQCGSTFIDASKLNLVVKSEVSAPPFFRGDGSDEYSVLEWEELMGVYLEKRGYTGSENVGEVMSRLMGRARDVTKVWMRNNPVVTDVKAVFSVLKQHFGDTVYSGMPLADFYSMKPYANEGPLDFWIRLNKAADAAEQYLVGEGRTLPNQRSELAVMFVRNCPDKELAQVFKCKPLRDWTASEVQDRLDELLRERKACRIQLSQQVAAVFNSPQEEVDPESRPNVSSFSRCGREPEQAQSVSEGGTLEKVLSMLEKALVSNTQSVNRGPHKQFPKRERECAVCGSTNHWTKAHCQMHQLCFKCFSPGHMSFDCSETGQRQSPGCGQTGRSGKLESLHSEEGNVGQANFSSTDDDDIQSVYSYFCESVPKNNTVIFQNTMRISQNDSLFYTTVLVQDKVELKGMLDSGSMATTLRADIVPRLREAGVVEGNFVAPSDIILVGCGGTQTSPVGMCDLKLQLYGFSYVVPVLIVDGQVDELIVGTNVLKSLIRQFKSNDSYWRVVGTPGPSGQCEDSRFLRLLSNLERWRGDSIPDKVGTIKLKRAVTLQPMSEHLVWGRLPPKTKLSVGSTVVVEPSTSRCVNRHILVGRVVTPLWGDGWLPVKIVNPTTSPVTLRRNAKVADVYPCIALEDFDDVKQQAAYQNVAKVQCDSSHGSLTAKSSVGGSVVNDNSTLSNLGLQGLSVEECPVSQFWKDKLVGLIEKYDTVFSRHSLDCGEAKEFCHRIRLTDDRPFRLPYRRLSPADYQKLRETLDDMEEKEIVRKSSSEYASPLVLVWKKNGDLRLCTDFRWLNARTVKDAHPLPHQADVLAALGGNAFFSTMDLTSGYYNVPLHEEDKKYTAFSSPLGLHEYNRLPQGLCNSPATFMRMMLTIFGDQNFLSLLCYLDDLMVFAKTEEESLQRLEMVFQRLQEHNLKLSPSKCKFLRRSVKFLGHIISQEGVATDPAKVQTILNVTESEMMEADGVTPSPSKIRSFLGMVVYYQHYIENCSMVARPLFQLTTGQKKPRRGKGRKRPGPSRRLTAADWTAECQLAFEALKAGLVDQALLAHPDFSQPFLLSVDASTSGLGAVLSQVQDGKAIARPIAFASKSLNHAQSKYPAHRLEFLAMKWAIHDKFSHWLRGHKFTVWTDNNPLKYILTKPRLDACEQRWVAKLAPFDFDIQYIPGPKNVVADALSREPFVRSKVLHRLTRIPYDVLLEEARGLRLDDVQDMFRLSCEQPEAGCGTSMAPGSELSRAGDDVSGLVSCEEVSAVLQAHRRWDDGATVRAVSHVQHLEKLMSMGQSPLPVLTHKELYDNQSLDPIISRVMFFVDRGRRPSRRERVFEAKETVYTLRQWGKLTTRLGILYRVSKHPVSKKKIFQYVVPVSLRGLVLKGVHDDAGHQGQQRTLWLTRQRFYWESMEKDVKEYVAHCKRCVLSKAPEPEARAPLVSIVTTAPLELVCIDFWTAEDSNNKSIDVLVVTDHFTKLACAYPCPNQSAKTVARVLWNNFFCIYGFADCIHSDRGANFESLLIAELLQLSGVEKSHTTPYHPMGNGQAERLNRTLGGMIRALPARSKAKWPQMLNTLTFSYNCTVHETTGFPPFFLMFGRTPRLPVDVMFESVLLDGDTVDVDKYVQSLGEDLREAMTLAQQHASKQQKRQAEVYNRRSKGHSVQKGDRVLLANKGERGKKKLADRWESVVYIVVAKNSSLNTYRIQHPTTGRIKTVHRNLIMPVNFLPLPSWEEPEGHESLSSGDVISEMSAKSSQMDGSDARTVHWVAGLPESSGRILQEDGEVPADESEVEQPYEVPLSEVCSAEVDQRDIPKAYKSSDCETPFSVDDVTLVEDASSVWSVTIYQDSDQSSDTTSVESVTESVLAPEMRICSTLHPEVRPLSRVSAVCDIPARFVGEGVRTRLGRLIKPVDRLIQTMSTQEMKQFLVSQ, via the coding sequence ATGGAAGACTCTCAAGTCCATAAGATGAGTTATGCTGGGGATTTTGGTGTGGTTAGTGTGGGTAGAGGGAGGGGTGTCCATGCATTTACACCATTTGTACAGTCAGCTCCTGGGAGTAGAGTGTTTGCTAGTCCTAAGTTTACAAGCACTGGGAGGGGTAGGCTGTTTACTCCACCTGACCAGGGTATCCCACCTCTGTCTCTTGATGTGCCATTGTCCCCAGTCCTCAGTAATAATGGGACACCGAGTCAGCTTAGTGACCTTATTAAGCAGATTGGTTCAGAGATAGGAGAATCTATCAGAGCGAGTTTACTGCAGCCTGGGGCTTCAAGTCTTTCTCCTGCCCATTCCCCTGACCAATCCCAGCAGTTTCCCCTGCCTGAACAATGTGGGTCAACTTTTATTGATGCGTCCAAGCTGAATCTGGTTGTGAAGTCAGAGGTTAGTGCTCCACCTTTCTTCAGGGGTGATGGCTCAGATGAGTACTCTGTCCTGGAGTGGGAGGAGCTAATGGGAGTCTACCTAGAGAAGAGGGGTTACACTGGGTCTGAGAATGTTGGGGAGGTGATGTCTAGGCTCATGGGGAGGGCACGGGATGTGACCAAAGTCTGGATGCGTAACAACCCTGTTGTCACAGATGTTAAggcagtgttcagtgttctcaAGCAACACTTTGGGGATACTGTCTACTCAGGTATGCCATTAGCTGATTTCTATTCAATGAAACCATATGCTAATGAGGGTCCACTAGATTTCTGGATTAGGCTTAACAAAGCTGCAGACGCAGCTGAACAGTATCTTGTAGGTGAGGGTAGAACTTTGCCCAATCAGCGCTCAGAGTTGGCAGTCATGTTTGTACGCAACTGTCCTGATAAAGAGTTGGCCCAAGTGTTCAAATGCAAACCCCTTCGTGACTGGACAGCCAGTGAGGTACAGGATCGTTTGGATGAACTGTTAAGGGAGCGTAAAGCATGTAGAATACAACTTTCACAGCAGGTGGCTGCTGTCTTCAACTCCCCCCAGGAGGAAGTGGATCCTGAGAGCAGACCTAATGTGTCATCTTTTTCTCGATGTGGCCGTGAACCAGAACAGGCCCAATCTGTATCTGAGGGTGGGACATTAGAGAAAGTTTTGAGTATGCTAGAGAAGGCTCTTGTCAGCAATACTCAGTCTGTGAACAGAGGGCCCCATAAACAGTTCCCCAAACGTGAGCGTGAGTGCGCTGTCTGTGGAAGCACTAATCACTGGACCAAAGCTCACTGTCAGATGCACCAGCTGTGTTTCAAGTGCTTCTCTCCTGGCCACATGAGCTTTGACTGTAGTGAGACTGGGCAGCGACAGAGCCCTGGATGTGGACAGACTGGCAGGTCTGGAAAACTAGAAAGCCTCCATTCTGAGGAGGGCAATGTGGGGCAGGCTAATTTTTCCTccactgatgatgatgatatccAATCTGTTTATTCTTATTTTTGTGAGTCAGTACCCAAGAACAACACAGTAATTTTTCAGAACACAATGAGAATTTCTCAGAATGACAGTTTGTTTTACACCACCGTGCTAGTACAGGATAAAGTTGAGCTGAAGGGGATGTTAGATAGTGGGTCCATGGCTACTACTCTGCGCGCAGATATTGTACCTCGGTTGAGGGaggcaggagtggtagaggggaACTTTGTAGCTCCTTCAGACATCATACTGGTGGGTTGTGGTGGGACGCAAACTAGCCCAGTGGGCATGTGTGACTTGAAACTACAGCTTTATGGCTTCAGTTATGTAGTCCCAGTGCTTATTGTAGATGGGCAGGTTGATGAACTCATTGTTGGCACTAACGTGTTGAAGTCTCTGATTagacagttcaaatcaaatgacaGCTACTGGCGGGTGGTGGGTACGCCAGGTCCTTCTGGCCAGTGTGAGGACAGCCGGTTCCTGCGTCTCCTATCAaatctggagagatggagaggagactcCATCCCAGATAAAGTGGGCACCATTAAGTTGAAGAGGGCAGTAACGCTCCAACCCATGAGTGAGCATCTGGTGTGGGGCCGCTTACCCCCAAAGACAAAACTCTCTGTGGGCAGTACTGTTGTTGTCGAGCCCAGCACGTCTCGTTGTGTGAATCGACACATACTAGTAGGGAGAGTAGTTACGCCTCTGTGGGGGGATGGATGGCTCCCTGTGAAGATTGTGAATCCAACAACTTCGCCAGTTACCCTGAGACGAAATGCTAAAGTGGCAGATGTGTACCCTTGTATTGCATTGGAGGATTTTGATGATGTCAAGCAGCAAGCTGCTTACCAGAACGTGGCAAAAGTACAATGTGACAGCTCACATGGCAGTCTTACAGCTAAGAGTTCAGTTGGTGGCAGTGTAGTTAATGACAACAGTACACTGAGCAATCTTGGACTTCAAGGCCTGTCTGTTGAGGAGTGTCCAGTTTCACAGTTCTGGAAAGACAAACTTGTCGGTTTAATTGAGAAGTATGACACGGTGTTCTCTAGACATAGCCTGGATTGTGGAGAGGCAAAAGAGTTCTGCCATCGCATACGGCTGACTGATGACCGCCCATTTCGATTACCTTATCGTAGGCTTTCTCCAGCTGATTACCAAAAACTCAGGGAAACACTGGATGATATGGAGGAAAAGGAAATCGTCAGAAAATCCAGCAGCGAGTATGCCTCACCATTGGTGCTGGTATGGAAAAAGAATGGGGACTTGCGTCTATGTACTGACTTTAGGTGGTTAAACGCCCGCACAGTGAAGGATGCTCATCCCCTGCCTCATCAGGCTGATGTACTGGCGGCGCTGGGAGGTAATGCCTTCTTCAGCACAATGGACTTGACATCTGGGTACTACAATGTGCCACTGCATGAAGAGGATAAGAAATACACTgccttttcctctcctttaggTCTGCACGAGTACAATCGTTTGCCTCAGGGCCTTTGCAACAGCCCAGCTACTTTTATGAGAATGATGCTGACCATCTTTGGGGACCAAAACTTTCTAAGTCTCCTTTGCTATTTGGATGATCTGATGGTTTTTGCTAAGACGGAGGAAGAGAGTCTGCAGAGACTTGAGATGGTTTTCCAGCGGTTGCAGGAGCACAATCTTAAACTGTCTCCGTCTAAGTGCAAGTTTTTGAGGAGGTCTGTTAAGTTTTTGGGCCACATCATTTCTCAGGAGGGCGTAGCCACTGATCCTGCTAAGGTTCAAACCATTTTGAATGTGACTGAGAGTGAGATGATGGAAGCTGATGGTGTCACTCCGTCTCCTAGCAAAATCCGTTCTTTCCTTGGTATGGTAGTATACTATCAACACTACATTGAGAATTGTTCCATGGTTGCTAGGCCATTGTTTCAGCTGACTACAGGTCAGAAGAAGCCTAGGAGAGGCAAGGGCAGAAAGAGGCCTGGTCCCTCTCGCAGGCTCACTGCTGCAGACTGGACTGCTGAATGTCAACTCGCTTTTGAAGCTTTGAAAGCAGGACTAGTTGACCAGGCACTGCTGGCTCATCCAGATTTTTCTCAGCCATTTTTGCTTTCTGTTGATGCATCTACTAGTGGTTTGGGAGCTGTACTATCCCAAGTGCAAGATGGGAAGGCCATAGCCAGGCCAATAGCTTTTGCTAGTAAATCTCTTAATCATGCACAATCCAAGTATCCTGCTCACCGGCTGGAATTTCTAGCCATGAAATGGGCCATTCATGATAAGTTCAGCCATTGGCTGCGAGGGCATAAGTTTACGGTGTGGACCGACAACAATCCACTCAAATATATTCTTACAAAGCCGAGACTTGATGCATGTGAGCAGAGATGGGTTGCAAAGCTGGCACCTTTTGATTTTGATATCCAGTACATACCAGGGCCCAAGAATGTCGTTGCTGATGCTTTGAGCAGAGAGCCATTTGTCCGCTCCAAAGTTCTGCACCGACTGACAAGAATTCCATATGATGTCCTGCTGGAGGAAGCCAGAGGTCTTCGACTGGATGATGTACAAGACATGTTCCGTCTCTCCTGTGAGCAGCCCGAGGCTGGCTGTGGAACGTCTATGGCTCCTGGGAGTGAGTTGAGTAGAGCTGGAGACGATGTCAGTGGGTTGGTTTCCTGTGAAGAGGTGTCTGCTGTCCTCCAGGCCCATCGCCGATGGGATGATGGTGCCACAGTGAGGGCCGTTTCACATGTGCAGCACCTTGAGAAGTTGATGTCCATGGGTCAGAGCCCTTTACCTGTCCTTACACACAAGGAGCTGTATGATAACCAGTCACTGGATCCTATCATCAGCAGAGTCATGTTCTTTGTAGATAGAGGCCGGCGCCCATCTAGGAGAGAGCGAGTCTTTGAAGCTAAAGAAACAGTTTATACTCTAAGACAGTGGGGGAAACTCACCACACGGTTAGGGATTCTGTATCGTGTCTCAAAACACCCAGTGAGTAAGAAGAAAATATTTCAGTATGTCGTACCTGTGTCTTTGAGAGGCCTTGTGTTGAAGGGAGTTCATGATGATGCTGGTCATCAGGGTCAGCAGCGCACATTGTGGCTCACGAGACAGCGGTTTTACTGGGAATCTATGGAGAAGGATGTCAAGGAATACGTGGCCCACTGTAAGAGATGTGTGTTGAGTAAAGCACCTGAGCCTGAAGCAAGAGCTCCACTTGTCTCCATTGTGACAACGGCACCTTTAGAACTTGTGTGTATTGATTTCTGGACTGCAGAAGATTCAAACAACAAGTCTATTGATGTGTTAGTAGTGACTGATCACTTTACTAAGCTGGCCTGTGCGTATCCATGTCCAAACCAGTCTGCTAAGACTGTTGCTCGTGTTCTCTGGAATAATTTCTTCTGCATTTATGGGTTCGCTGATTGCATCCATTCTGACAGGGGTGCTAACTTTGAGAGTTTACTTATTGCAGAATTACTTCAGTTATCTGGTGTTGAAAAGTCCCACACCACACCTTATCATCCCATgggtaacggtcaagcagaacgtCTGAATCGCACACTGGGTGGGATGATTAGAGCTCTGCCAGCTAGGTCTAAGGCTAAATGGCCTCAGATGTTGAACACATTGACATTCTCCTATAACTGCACTGTTCATGAGACTACTGGGTTTCCACCCTTCTTCTTGATGTTCGGACGCACCCCTAGGTTGCCGGTAGATGTTATGTTTGAAAGTGTGCTGTTGGATGGGGACACAGTAGATGTGGATAAGTATGTCCAGTCTCTGGGTGAGGATCTGAGAGAGGCCATGACATTGGCCCAGCAGCATGCCAGTAAGCAACAAAAGAGACAAGCCGAGGTCTACAACAGACGGTCTAAGGGTCACTCGGTGCAGAAGGGAGATAGAGTTCTACTTGCTAACAAGGGGGAGAGGGGCAAGAAGAAACTGGCTGATCGCTGGGAGAGTGTGGTGTACATAGTGGTTGcaaagaacagctcactgaacacatATCGTATCCAACACCCTACCACTGGACGCATCAAAACTGTGCATAGGAACCTGATTATGCCAGTCAACTTTCTGCCTTTACCTTCGTGGGAGGAACCTGAGGGTCACGAATCTCTATCGAGTGGTGACGTGATCTCTGAGATGTCTGCAAAGTCCAGCCAAATGGATGGGAGTGACGCCAGGACTGTCCACTGGGTAGCAGGCCTTCCTGAGTCTTCTGGGAGGATACTCCAAGAGGATGGTGAAGTCCCGGCTGATGAAAGTGAGGTGGAACAACCGTATGAAGTCCCCTTAAGTGAAGTGTGCTCAGCAGAAGTGGACCAGAGAGATATCCCCAAAGCCTACAAGAGTTCTGATTGCGAAACTCCATTCAGTGTGGATGATGTTACCTTGGTTGAAGATGCTTCGTCAGTGTGGTCTGTGACAATCTACCAGGATTCTGATCAGTCGTCTGACACTACTAGTGTTGAGTCGGTAACTGAAAGTGTGCTGGCTCCGGAGATGCGGATCTGTAGTACTCTCCATCCTGAGGTTAGACCTCTGAGCAGGGTTAGTGCTGTCTGTGACATTCCTGCTAGGTTTGTGGGTGAGGGTGTTCGGACTAGACTAGGTAGACTTATTAAGCCAGTGGATAGGCTAATCCAAACTATGTCTACACAGGAAATGAAACAGTTCTTGGTTTCTCAGTGA